The genomic stretch GAATAACTCTCAGAAGAGAACTTCATTAAAAAGGTAACAACAGAACCGTATATATATTTAGATTTCtttggaaaaataaaaatattgtaATTATAACATCATACCAACAATTGTATTATTCGTTAGAAAATAACATAAACTTATACTTAAAATAGGATTCTAGAGGTGAAACAAACATGTGGCCTAAGTACCGTATctttgaaaaagaatataaaGTTCTGCGAAAATAGAAGTATTGTATTATAATATGACTCGAACAGTTTTATAATTTGattaaaatataatatagtaTTGTCAATAgtataattattatatgatttcaACAATTTTAgtattatattaaatattaacATAGAATTGTTGTAAAATAGGAACAAGGGAGAAACCCAAATATGATTAAATCAAAATATGGCTGGGCCAAATACATTTCTCTTGTGAAAAATATGAGAGATAAAAAATTGGTTTCCAAGATAATTACAAATTGACATGTATCATATTTTTATTTGCTAAATAAAAATGAATCTGGCATCTAACAATTTTTTTAATCTTTCTATTGGCTCTAGGCCTTACTTCTTTTATTAAAAAGGTTTATAGATTATAGATGCGGAAGTAATTTGTTAAATTTTAATTACTTTTTTCTAAACTCATCAGTGCGTAAATTATTACCCAATGGCAAATACCCCGCATCCAGATCCAAGCATTTCTCTTATTATACCAACTCATCCAGATCTAGGAACCTAATTGAAGTAGATAAAAACAGTGGTGTTTATAATACTCAAATGTCAAACTAACACCAAATTcttaatttggctttgctaatatAAATTTTAAACTACATGGGATCTCTCATCTCTGTACTGAATTCTGTACCATGTGTAAGTACATTTGTTATTCAAACAACTCAAATATAAAATTTAGTCATGATGCAACCATTTTGTTCTATATATACTCAAGTTCCTACTTATCTTAAAGTACATCTACTCATTAACTAATCTCACCAGTACAACATCAGTGTCTTTTCAGAAGCTTCAATGGCTACTAAACTCATTAAGCTTATATTCATCTTCTTCATTGTCATTTCTATCTTCTCAACTCTAGTCGTATCCCAATCATCGGAGTGCGAAGATGAAAGTAACGACAAGTGCAACAACAAAAAAAAGGCCTTGCCGCTAAAAATCATTGCCATTTTTTCTATTCTAATCACTAGCATGATTGGAGTGTCATTGCCACTTCTTACACGTTCTATCCCGGCCCTAGGTCCAGATAGAAGCCTATTTGTGATCGTTAAGGCGTTCGCAGCAGGGATTATTCTAGGAACCGGATTTATGCACGTCTTACCCGATTCATTTGACATGTTATCCTCGAGTTGTTTGTCTGAAGCTCCATGGCACAAGTTTCCATTTAGTGGATTTCTTGCAATGTTATCTGCAATTGTAACTCTTATGGTGGACTCGCTGGCAACTAGCTTTTACGTAAGGAAAAATAGTGTGGGGATTAAACCAGAGACTCAAATTGAAGGCGGTGATCATGAGATGGCAGTGACAACTGGACATGTACATGCACACCATCACGGCCACTTCCCTCAGCCTAAGGAGGGAGTCGAAAGTTCACAACTTCTGCGATATCGGGTGGTTGCTATGGTAAGTTTGTGACACTAGAGAACTATTTTTATTGCAGTCCTACAAATATATAGCTAACATTTTTGTATATTTCATATGGATTTTAAATTTTAAACAAAATATGACAGGTACTGGAGTTGGGAATAGTTGTACATTCAGTGGTAATAGGGCTTTCACTAGGAGCCTCAAATAATACTTGCACAATTAAACCACTTGTAGCTGCACTCTGTTTCCATCAAATGTTTGAAGGAATGGGTCTTGGTGGTTGCATCCTTCAGGTAAATCAACCGTCACCTATTTCTTTagtcaattttttaaaaaatttactaCTTTGAAGAATTTGTTAATAGCCTACAAGCAagttttaatatattttttacgTCCATGATTTCAAATACCCTATCTTGTATACTCACTTTGTTAAAATGAGATTGAGACTGAAGTTTCAGTAGGGTTACGTGTGCATGAGTATTTAAATCTTAGCACTTAacatttattaaatttaaaaaaaagtATATATCATATTGGATGCTCAAACATATATGCATACGCTAGCTTTACTAGTGATATCAATTCACCTAGCTGAACTCGCAACCTTAAACTCCACTAACTAAATTTTCATCGAAAAACAGGCGGAATACAAGTTTGTGAAGAAGGCGTTAATGGTATTCTTCTTCTCGATAACAACTCCATTAGGAATAGCAATAGGACTAGCAATGTCCACCTCGTACAAAGAAAACAGTCCGAGTGCGCTGATCACCGTCGGACTATTAAACGCATCATCAGCCGGACTATTGATATACATGGCACTGGTGGATCTGCTTGCAGCAGACTTTATGGGGCCAAAGTTGCAAGGTAGCATCAAGCTCCAACTTAAAGCATATGTTGCAGTTTTTCTAGGAGCTGGTGGCATGTCACTTATGGCCAAATGGGCTTAATTGAGAAGTTGAAAACTTGAAATTCATCAACTTAAGTTTCAACATTAAGAATGGTAGATGTAATGTTTGCTTTTGGCTTTCCATCTGTGTTTATTTCTGCACTTGTATACTGTAATTAGCTGCTAAAATGTACTAGAAGGTTCAAAACCATGTTGTTACAAGTGTATGTGACAAAGTTTGTGTGCAAcctatttaataaattaaaactTTTCTGAGGTTTAAATG from Apium graveolens cultivar Ventura unplaced genomic scaffold, ASM990537v1 ctg2904, whole genome shotgun sequence encodes the following:
- the LOC141700772 gene encoding fe(2+) transport protein 1-like — translated: MATKLIKLIFIFFIVISIFSTLVVSQSSECEDESNDKCNNKKKALPLKIIAIFSILITSMIGVSLPLLTRSIPALGPDRSLFVIVKAFAAGIILGTGFMHVLPDSFDMLSSSCLSEAPWHKFPFSGFLAMLSAIVTLMVDSLATSFYVRKNSVGIKPETQIEGGDHEMAVTTGHVHAHHHGHFPQPKEGVESSQLLRYRVVAMVLELGIVVHSVVIGLSLGASNNTCTIKPLVAALCFHQMFEGMGLGGCILQAEYKFVKKALMVFFFSITTPLGIAIGLAMSTSYKENSPSALITVGLLNASSAGLLIYMALVDLLAADFMGPKLQGSIKLQLKAYVAVFLGAGGMSLMAKWA